The following proteins come from a genomic window of Desmospora profundinema:
- the dacB gene encoding D-alanyl-D-alanine carboxypeptidase/D-alanyl-D-alanine endopeptidase, producing the protein MPKQGKLRWITWLCLLLLAVSSITVPAKGSAEADPDRLLQQSLNRLVDKLLEEPNASGTVVGYHVISLDDGRQLAGFRETVTLMPHGAFQLWTAAAALEAWSPDQTFATGVFIDGPVRGGVLRGDVVIQGGGDPLLETNDFRLFARALKKEGIRRVQGDVVVDDSRFDDRRLGTNWMWDRESEPSHAPIGALSVNDNTVEVTVKPEKRRRGNTPQVIIEPAGKAFEVVNRAQVVSGDDADIQVERRRATDTFVVTGTIGRSHPALKVKRAVGDPAGFAGAVMKEALTREGIRLYRQSSVRVGEKPETARRIVSHSSPPVGDWVPSLLSEQSPWVAEMTLKQLGADRRGEGSAARGLDVVRAFAREQAGVDGTWQPRDGSGNSRMGVVAPRHMSALLKTMDQHPEGERFFARLPVAGQDGLLQDRMAGTPAAGNLRAYPVGEKEIGGLTGVVTSASGERLAFSVMVNGALNRSAVAEMEDAFGVALASYPETPGSGSMETEEEEYPLSDVLDPLLEQASFDGILHGVMVRSLDRGEVMYQRNAQSLLTPASNTKLFTSAAALAALGEDYRFRTDLYLDGKVRRGVLKGDLVLRGGGDPTLATEGNLKVQEGPTLDEVVADLKRAGIRRVDGDIRVDDSFFSGPEYGSGWTWDNESAYYQSQIASLAINRGTVRFDYLPGERVGDPIRLEMTPATAYVDVEAEVVTGEAGYPNTLRIERERGTNRIRLSGSLPADFTGDYTRVPVEDPSLYTGTVLKEMMEREGISFQRRSGVKKGQAPAGVPDFTYHSPVLAEVVTYLNKVSDNFYAEMILQTLGRKNGGDGSASAGVEEVEKWAKEWGIQTPFRLRDGSGLTRYNLLTPEQLVTLLEAQAEEAYFEAFVESIPLAGVDGTLRTRMRGTPAEGNLRGKTGSLTHVSSLSGYVETRDGERLVYAIMMNGYTPESERALQDRIGAQMAGFSRQPGEDES; encoded by the coding sequence ATGCCGAAGCAGGGGAAACTCCGTTGGATCACGTGGTTGTGTCTGTTGCTCTTGGCGGTCTCTTCGATCACCGTTCCGGCAAAGGGGTCGGCGGAAGCAGATCCTGACCGGTTGTTGCAGCAAAGCCTAAATCGGTTGGTGGACAAGCTTCTTGAAGAGCCAAACGCGTCGGGGACGGTGGTGGGATATCACGTGATCTCGCTGGATGACGGCCGTCAGCTGGCCGGATTTCGGGAGACGGTGACGCTGATGCCCCATGGCGCCTTCCAACTGTGGACGGCGGCCGCGGCTCTGGAGGCGTGGTCCCCGGATCAAACCTTTGCCACCGGTGTGTTTATCGATGGACCCGTGCGCGGTGGGGTGTTGCGGGGGGACGTGGTGATTCAGGGCGGAGGAGATCCTTTACTGGAAACCAACGATTTCCGTCTGTTCGCTCGTGCATTGAAAAAGGAGGGTATTCGCCGTGTCCAGGGGGATGTCGTGGTGGATGACAGCCGCTTCGATGACCGTCGGCTGGGAACCAACTGGATGTGGGACCGGGAGTCGGAACCGTCCCATGCCCCGATCGGAGCGCTCTCCGTCAATGACAACACGGTGGAAGTGACGGTGAAGCCGGAAAAAAGGCGAAGAGGAAACACACCTCAGGTGATCATTGAGCCGGCTGGGAAAGCCTTCGAAGTGGTGAACCGGGCGCAGGTGGTGTCGGGAGACGACGCCGATATACAAGTGGAAAGAAGGAGGGCGACGGATACCTTCGTCGTGACGGGAACGATCGGAAGGTCACATCCGGCTCTGAAAGTGAAGCGGGCTGTGGGGGACCCGGCGGGGTTTGCCGGGGCGGTGATGAAAGAAGCCCTTACCCGCGAAGGGATACGACTTTATCGCCAATCGTCGGTTCGTGTGGGAGAAAAGCCGGAGACAGCCCGCCGGATTGTCAGTCATTCGTCACCGCCGGTGGGGGATTGGGTGCCCTCCTTATTATCGGAACAGTCACCCTGGGTGGCGGAGATGACCCTGAAACAGCTGGGTGCGGATCGGCGGGGAGAAGGCAGTGCTGCCAGAGGGTTGGACGTGGTGAGAGCGTTTGCTCGGGAACAAGCGGGAGTGGATGGAACCTGGCAGCCCCGGGATGGTTCGGGCAATTCCCGTATGGGGGTGGTCGCACCTAGACACATGAGCGCTCTCCTGAAAACGATGGATCAACATCCTGAGGGGGAACGGTTTTTCGCCCGCCTGCCGGTGGCGGGGCAGGACGGATTGCTCCAGGATCGGATGGCTGGAACTCCTGCAGCCGGAAACCTGCGTGCCTATCCCGTGGGAGAAAAAGAGATCGGGGGGCTGACCGGGGTGGTGACATCCGCTTCCGGGGAGCGTCTCGCTTTCTCTGTGATGGTAAACGGCGCCTTGAACCGTTCGGCGGTAGCGGAGATGGAGGATGCTTTCGGAGTCGCACTGGCTTCCTATCCGGAAACTCCCGGCTCCGGCAGCATGGAAACGGAAGAAGAGGAGTATCCGCTGTCTGACGTGTTGGACCCATTGCTGGAGCAAGCGTCCTTTGACGGGATTCTCCATGGTGTGATGGTTCGGTCGCTGGATCGAGGCGAGGTGATGTACCAGCGAAATGCCCAATCTTTGCTCACTCCGGCGTCCAATACCAAGCTGTTCACTTCTGCAGCTGCTTTGGCCGCTCTGGGGGAGGACTACCGCTTCCGGACCGACCTGTACTTGGATGGTAAGGTGCGAAGGGGAGTCCTGAAGGGGGATCTGGTGCTGCGGGGCGGCGGTGATCCCACCCTGGCGACGGAAGGGAACTTGAAGGTGCAGGAGGGCCCCACGCTGGATGAGGTGGTGGCGGACTTAAAGCGGGCGGGGATTCGACGAGTAGACGGCGACATCCGAGTGGATGATTCCTTTTTCTCGGGACCCGAATACGGCAGCGGCTGGACTTGGGATAACGAGAGTGCTTACTACCAATCCCAGATCGCTTCGTTGGCCATCAATCGGGGGACGGTCCGCTTTGATTATCTGCCAGGGGAGCGGGTAGGAGATCCCATCCGACTGGAGATGACACCGGCCACGGCGTATGTGGATGTGGAGGCGGAGGTGGTTACCGGGGAAGCGGGCTACCCCAACACCTTGCGAATCGAGCGGGAGCGCGGCACCAACCGGATTCGGTTGAGTGGTAGCCTGCCGGCGGATTTCACCGGAGATTATACCCGGGTGCCGGTGGAGGATCCGTCCTTATACACCGGGACGGTGTTAAAAGAGATGATGGAACGGGAGGGTATCTCGTTCCAACGCCGGTCTGGGGTAAAAAAAGGACAGGCCCCTGCCGGTGTTCCTGATTTCACCTATCACTCCCCTGTGTTGGCGGAAGTGGTCACTTATCTGAACAAGGTTAGCGACAACTTTTATGCGGAGATGATCCTGCAGACCCTGGGTCGGAAGAACGGGGGGGACGGATCGGCGTCAGCCGGGGTGGAGGAAGTGGAGAAATGGGCGAAAGAATGGGGAATCCAGACTCCGTTTCGTTTACGGGACGGATCCGGGTTGACCCGCTACAATCTGTTAACCCCGGAACAACTGGTTACCTTGTTGGAGGCACAGGCAGAGGAGGCATATTTTGAGGCATTTGTGGAATCCATACCGCTGGCAGGGGTGGACGGCACGCTCCGTACCCGGATGCGCGGTACCCCTGCCGAAGGAAATCTTCGCGGCAAAACCGGTTCCCTCACACACGTCAGCTCCTTGTCCGGCTATGTGGAAACCCGGGACGGTGAACGATTGGTTTATGC
- a CDS encoding SgcJ/EcaC family oxidoreductase, with translation MVVQNEIQALYQQLLDAWDDCNARGMVELFTEDGELIGFDGSQAIGREEIFSHLHPIFEDHPTAKFVNKVKDVRFLDSEVAILRAIAGMVPRGQSDINPAANTHHTLVVVNIEGVWRIHLFQNTPAQFHGRPELVKQMTDELREWLK, from the coding sequence TTGGTTGTACAAAATGAAATTCAAGCACTCTATCAACAACTGTTAGATGCGTGGGATGATTGTAATGCTCGCGGAATGGTAGAGTTGTTCACAGAAGATGGTGAGCTTATCGGTTTTGATGGGAGTCAAGCTATTGGGCGGGAAGAGATTTTCTCGCACCTCCATCCTATTTTTGAAGATCATCCCACTGCAAAATTTGTAAACAAAGTTAAAGATGTTCGTTTTCTGGACTCAGAGGTAGCGATTTTACGAGCTATTGCGGGTATGGTTCCTCGTGGACAATCGGATATCAATCCTGCAGCGAATACACATCACACTCTGGTTGTCGTAAATATCGAAGGAGTTTGGCGTATCCACCTTTTTCAGAATACTCCGGCTCAGTTTCATGGAAGACCAGAGTTAGTCAAACAAATGACAGATGAGTTAAGAGAGTGGTTAAAGTGA